The Pangasianodon hypophthalmus isolate fPanHyp1 chromosome 2, fPanHyp1.pri, whole genome shotgun sequence genome window below encodes:
- the LOC128317248 gene encoding uncharacterized protein LOC128317248, translating into MLKLTLMLKLRLKLTLMLKLRLKLNMRLTLKLGMKLTLMLKLRLKLKLNMRLKLRLKLNMRLKLRLTLKLKLRLKPSLKLNLRLNLTLRMKLTLMLKLRLKLKLNMRLKLRLKLNMRLKFRLTLKLNLRLKLRLKLNLRLKLKLTLKQNLMLNVLLKKERRMTLKQRTAHLWMEQMAMMQTSLLKASGKEMRKRKGPGEGHEAEGERSITKRSRTTKQKILTFSKTGMLKEVDDGAEAEAIGDLMNILLDETEESNGPSLGEYKTII; encoded by the exons ATGCTGAAGCTCACACTGATGCTGAAGTTGAGGCTGAAGCTAACATTGATGCTGAAGTTGAGGCTAAAACTGAACATGAGGCTGACGCTGAAACTGGGGATGAAGCTCACATTGATGCTGAAGTTGAGGCTCAAGCTGAAACTGAACATGAGACTGAAGCTGAGGCTAAAACTGAACATGAGGCTGAAGTTGAGGCTGACACTGAAGCTGAAACTGAGACTGAAGCCGAGTCTAAAACTGAACCTGAGGCTGAACCTGACACTGAGGATGAAGCTCACATTGATGCTGAAGTTGAGGCTCAAGCTGAAACTGAACAtgaggctgaagctgaggctaaaACTGAACATGAGGCTGAAGTTCAGGCTGACACTGAAACTGAACCTGAGACTGAAGCTGAGACTAAAACTGAACCTGAGGCTGAAGTTGAAGTTGACACTGAAGCAGAACCTGATGCTGAATGTGctgctgaagaaagaaagacggaTGACGCTgaaacagagaacagcacatcTCTGG ATGGAGCAAATGGCAATGATGCAGACGAGCCTGCTGAAAGCATCaggaaaggaaatgagaaaaagaaaaggaccagGAGAGGGACACGAGGCAGAGGGAGAAAGATCAATTACAAAAAGGTCCAGGACAACaaagcag AAAATATTAACTTTTtcaaaaacagggatgctgaaagaggtggatgatggagCGGAGGCCGAAGCTATCGGTGACCTGATGAACATCCTCCTGGATGAGACAGAGGAATCTAATGGCCCATCTCTGGGTGAGTATAAAACTATAATCTAA